The Arachis ipaensis cultivar K30076 chromosome B10, Araip1.1, whole genome shotgun sequence DNA window ctcataccattaaatcattattgatggctatttgatgactACTAATCATAAAAGTTGCTGACCCTCTAGCATTGctcttatataatatatatgtaaaagttatgtatgtagtaaaaaaaaaaaatgaatattgACTCCACaatttttttcttataaaaatttgaaataactACTAAATTAATtgatgttcatattatttataattttatgttagatttttttaaaatatatttttttaattttaatttaagcttagttctttattttctattttattaatatatatgaaatttagaatgattgaattttatatttatttaaaatttttttatttttctgcaggTAGAATAAAGTAGaatagggtttagaattttagggtgTGGGTAGGgttaatgttaaaaaaattttaacccacaataaagtaggataaaattttaaaaaattttttaactcAGAGAGTAAAATTAGAGTACAGTCCAAATCCTACTCTATTCTATTTATTACTAACCCTACATGTGTTGCAGTTTAGTTTTTCAATattatgtttttacatttaacGCTAGCTAAATTCATTATAATTCCATCGTAATCGTTATATAATTCGGATATTGAAACTATTATATAATTAATACATAAccgataaaaaattttatattcatTATTATAAAATATCATAACGAATAAAcagttataaaatatatttagcttataaaataatataaacaaaaaaaaagtatgaTCTCAgctatttttaattatttgtaaAATTTCTAAGATATTATAACTTGATTGGCGGACTACAAAAGCTTTGGAGTTAAAGCAAACACTAACGTATTTATACATGTAGAAACTCTTTGTACATCATATATCAAAGAATATAATAGTCTAATGATacatttgaattttatgatgtgaTCATCCTTCATGGATGAATTTATTGTATTaagtatatactaaaattaattattaaataaattattaataatttaatataaaatatatattaaaatataaataaatattaaaaataaattataacaacNNNNNNNNNNNNNNNNNNNNNNNNNNNNNNNNNNNNNNNNNNNNNNNNNNNNNNNNNNNNNNNNNNNNNNNNNNNNNNNNNNNNNNNNNNNNNNNNNNNNNNNNNNNNNNNNNNNNNNNNNNNNNNNNNNNNNNNNNNNNNNNNNNNNNNNNNNNNNNNNNNNNNNNNNNNNNNNNNNNNNNNNNNNNNNNNNNNNNNNNNNNNNNNNNNNNNNNNNNNNNNNNNNNNNNNNNNNNNNNNNNNNNNNNNNNNNNNNNNNNNNNNNNNNNNNNNNNNNNNNNNNNNNNNNNNNNNNNNNNNNNNNNNNNNNNNNNNNNNNNNNNNNNNNNNNNNNNNNNNNNNNNNNNNNNNNNNNNNNNNNNNNNNNNNNNNNNNNNNNNNNNNNNNNNNNNNNNNNNNNNNNNNNNNNNNNNNNNNNNNNNNNNNNNNNNNNNNNNNNNNNNNNNNNNNNNNNNNNNNNNNNNNNNNNNNNNNNNNNNNNNNNNNNNNNNNNNNNNNNNNNNNNNNNNNNNNNNNNNNNNNNNNNNNNNNNNNNNNNNNNNNATTATATTTATGAAAGATTATTTATATGTAgattttattttatcattttatgataaaatatataataataacaaaatagaaataaatcTATTCATGTCTGTTGTTGAGTATTTTAAATATTATGTTTgtcttgttttgattttctttcaAATAATTTTATTACGCTAACTATTCATATCATTCTAATTTTACCTACTCACTTTATTCATCCCACTCTTATTGCCATGCACTTATATTTACGTGATCAATTTCATCCAATAGTTATTGTTTATTAAAGTCACactcttctatttttttcttacTTTAAAATTTCCAATGTTCCTATTTTTTACCTCAATATTTTGTATCAAATGCTTTATTCTATGaactttatttcttaattttcattGCTTCCAAGACTTATTTTCCTCTTCGTTTAGCCACTCTACTATACTCTTGTTGTCAATATAAAGATTACAATGTCTTCTTCTTTGGCCGGTAATTCCTCCCGAAAAAATTGGAGACTTGTAATAATAATTTCACCATCAGATTTTTCAATAACATTCTCTCCTATAAAATACTTTATCATATCATGAAAATCTTAAAAGTAACCACCAACAATAAAATTATTAtagataaaaatatatattttacataCCCACCAAGATCACATCTCATTAACTTTCTCCATCCTTATTAAcctgaaatttttttatatttttactcTGCTAAATAATTcaaacaataacaaaaaataatctgTACCACTTATTTTTATgagtaaaatattaaattagtttCTTAGGTTTGGACGtaatcttattttagtttttaaagtttaaagtgtttcattaaatccaaaaaatttttatttcatattataATTATAGACAATATTTCTTATGTTTATAATTAGAAGGCCAAATtagttattttaaattataatgaTTTTAAGTCACCAAAAGACAAATTataatgattttattaaataaaattcaacTATAAAAGATTTCATATTATTTTAGTAACTTTATATTGTACTGTTTAGAGAATTGAAGTGGTATTGACAGTATTGTATCTTTGGATATATATGCATACCCTATGTACAAAAAGATGCAGAGTTGCACCCATTCTCTGATTAATATGCGAATCCAGTAATTCTCCGAAGAGTCGTCCACATTCATGCATATCTATAATTAATCCTTGTCAAAATCACTTTTATATTCATAATATTTATGTAAGTTTATGAGTGAAActcataattatatatatatatatatatataagttttaTTAAAATAAGTCTATTTTTAATATTCTATCTCATTGTTAAAATATATTACATGATAAAATAAGTGGTATCATagaatcaaataaaaattattgTTAATGTTTCGGTCCTTCTAAAAAAGAGGGTCTGCCGGGTCCTTCTAAAAACGGTTCAACTAGGTATCCTTTAAAAATTGTACAACATTCAgccttttattacaataattaaaaaaaattaaaacaaacacaactaaaaattatgaatagatttattgtctttttaaaattaaatacacattcaaaatacaatctaaaaaaactgaaatttaaaatttaaattttaaatttttgtttcagatttaatatatttaattattaatatattataatttaaatacatatctaaaaatcaaattattcaaaattcaaaattttgattttaaaaatataaaataaaccttaaactatcaaattattaattaaactcgTACAAAACACTCAAAGAAGCAGAGAAGTCACGTTTGCGCCATGTCGAAAATTCAGAGGCGCACATGGAAAACTCAGAGGTGTACATCGAGAAGTCATCCTCCACTGTCGTTCATCCTCTTCCGCGCTCATCCTCAACGCTGCCTTCCTCCTTTTCGGAGCTCATTTACAACGCTgtctttttaatgtttaaatttaaattttagatttatgattttggatgtgttttaaaaatattttctatataacatcataattttagatgtgttacaattattttttaatgtttaaatttagattttagatttatgattttggatgtgtttcaaaaatattttctgtataacttcataattttagatgtgttacaattattttttaatgtttaaatttaaattttagatttatgattttggatgtgttttaaaaatattttttgtataacttaatattttagatgtgttacaattgaaaaagaaactataattgaaaatattttagtttatgtatataattatattcgaccattcataattgtattattaacatttatattgtattattaaaGTTGACTGGTtttagatgtgttttaaaaatattttgtataaaatatcaTACTATCATATGTATTATAATCGAAAAATAACAacacaattttaaattaattgttgattatatactttatttgcaacaattttattaataaaattaaataagatcaaCCTTGTTTCAATTAAATCAGCAGAGtgtttttatgtttaaattaaaatataattaaaaatgttgaacatgatatttcttaacaaattacatAAACACATGTGTGAAAAATAATGATACCTTTCACCAATGCAAAATGAGAGAGTGTTTCAGCTAGAAGATGGTGATAGTCTTCACCAATGAAGACGAGATGGAGAATTCAGCTGGGAGCGTCCTTTTTGGTTTGGGATTCACTAATGCGTGTGAATATCCCGTAGAATAAGGAATTTAAAAAATTGTATCTGTTACGTGAAGTTACGAAAGTAAAACAAAGTCACCGTAACCACCAATGAAGTgggtgaattttaaaatttaaatttaaattaaaatctaattatagATATGTATCTACAAAATAGGAACATGttacactaaaaaaataattaaatattatttaaatctgaTTAAAGGCTGATTAAAGGCTGATTAATATTGTACAACTAGCATTTCCCTTCTAAAAAAGAGGGTCAGGCACTACAATAAAATTgagtatttgtaacaaaaattttgtatcaaatttaaaattgttataaattatgatttttttgtaacaataattagttattattacaaacatttcaatattttgtaataatgtaattttttttgttacaaattatgttggcgtatcgaattgttgttttgttgcaaaatattataatgttttgtaacaaaagattatattgttgcaaaaatttaaaatattttgtaacaaaatatctatttgtttcaaaagttctaaatattttgtaacaaaatgcactattttgtaacaagttatttatttgtcacaaaattcaaatattttttgtaactaataaaaaattttctttcaacaTATTAAAtgtaaaactttaaattttttaaaattaacataatgaaNaaataggaaaattaaaaatacaaaactagtaTCAAAATAGTATAGAGCTCGTCAAAACgaaaattttgataccaatttcgaaaatttggcccaaaatcggaccggaaggaccgaaccggttgaaccggggccCAAACCGAGCccgtgggtccaaccggacccaaacacTTAAAGAAGACAGCAGCTCCTTCTTCCCCCATTTGCATGCAACGCAGCAAAACAGATTTGGGGAGAAAGAAGAGCCCCCAAACCCTTAACCTCCTTTGATCCACCATAACTCTTCCGTCcgggctccgatcgccgcaccgttcacGGCCACGCGCTCAGCGCGTTGAGCTCTACCTTTCTATCCGAACAATTTCACTGGTAAGCCTCCTATTAAGTTCAAAATCTCTATCCCTCTTTCTTTGGTAAACTTGGAAACCTATGGTGAATCTTGTCCAATTTCTATGTTCTAGGTTCAAGTTAGCTTCCGGAACTTGTGGGCTCAAGCTATTGAGCATATGGGTATGGTAAGAACACCCTAACCCTAGCTCAATCTTGTTTTTGGTAATAGTGGTAATAGTTGGAACATATATATGTGTATTAGGTGTAGTTTAAGAGGGTGTTTATGCATTGGACTTGAATTTGGATTACTTGGAGCTTTGTTGGTGACAAGGCTTACTTTGGGGCTAATTATGAGATGTGGAAGTTATTAATGgtgtgctcttatatttatttatgatggattaggattggtgtttgttaataaggatgtagagttgtgttgtggtggtattgcaTATGCTGTAACTAATTATGTAATGGTCAGAATTGCATGAAACCAAGTTTGGGCTAAACTTGGGAATATAGGGAACTAAACTGGAAAATTTGGGAcctttttgttaaatatataatttatggcaaatttttaaagttaggttGTTAAATCTGTCCTGCAGCAGAAAAGGTTAAATAGAAcagcaacttgtttgtcttgctgcGACTTCTACGAGTTGATTTTTGGAGTGAAactaattttgttataaaatttgattaacttgcTTTATTGCTCTAAAACTTCAGAATTTTAAGAGTTAAGGATTGggagttgtgaatttttgaatattggtggtcaaaactgaaaagaaacagatttcagcaagctatgcatcaacttccaatacttgtaactcttagaattgaATAGCAATTGGGTTgagacttgtcaggttggctggataaccgacagatgggccccatcagccataggacaggcatgcatcatatgcatttgtttgtattgattgctatgcatttcctgggtatgcctaattgatatatattACCTGCTAtttgttatacttgctatttgtactatttgatcattacttgtgcgtgaacttgtttggttgcttgtttctgtTGCATTATGATTGACAGAGGAAATGGAGGAAATGAAAAAATGGTTGGGTATTAGATTAGCATTGAATTTGAGTAAGTTAGGTAGATTTAGAATACCTGCCcctatttatggcttctgtttagtacttaagttggataattgaataacggagttctaggattgcctatggcattctcaggaccttatttattatacacgtggcacttttaccatgctgagaacctccggttctcattccatattgtattgttgtttttcagatgcaggtcgagaggctcctcactAGGCGTCTGGATCCTGGAAAGTGAAGTAGTCCTTGGGtatattttggttttttatttgtatatatgtatatatgtatttagcttactctccaagtaacttatgtatactactcctcttagaggttgagggagagataggagtttattttggtattttggtatattttggggATACCTATGTAtgttcatatgtatatatatatatatatcctctggccagccttagcttcgcaggctaagtcaggggctagttatgctgttcccttggctttcctttattcttttgcttaactttatcatgttcctattaggtttcttagcacgcaagtaattctttcctgagcgttgcgctttttgttttgcgattttgttttacccgtttttcaaggctcctagttaagtatcttttctctattattatatatatattactattcttagaggtcgtaataccttactaactcagtcttatgacttaagcataagattaagtatggtagggtgttacattatggtatcagagcagttcgttcctatagagcctgagggacggactgattaTGCCTCTGGGCATACTCTGGGTGTCTATACATGCTATTTAgggtatctaactgatatatgagGCATGAAtgctcatgagcatgcatttgggactttgaaatactaaactagagatattgagactgatcaccttgatatcacttgtttggtgtgaacaggaaccaaatggCATCTCGTGGGCGCGGTCGTGAGCGTAATCGAGGTCAAAGACGGCGAGCtaatgaggtaaccataccaatAGATAGTTTGACCGATATCATGACTGCAATGACGAGTGTTGCTGCTGCCATTGGTACTGTTGCTGTCGCGACCATCCGAGTAATGGATGGGATGCAACCACAAGCTGGAACTGGCAACAATGATGATAATGAATATGAAGGTGGACATAATGCTCCGAATACAAGGGTACCACTGAGTTATCTGGAGCAGGTTAACGTGGGTCAGGCAACGGGAGAAAGCTCAAGGAGGGCTGAGGTAGCAAGAAGTGATCACCGAGAacccttcacaaagaaaaagggaaagattacACCGAGGAGCCAAATTTTCAAAAAGAATCGCTTTGTCGCTTCACATTCTCAGCGCTGGAGCACTGACCGAAGGAACGATAACCGTCTGGATCCGAATGCTGAAGGGAAAACTAGTACTCAACTGGATAATTTAAGGTGCCCAAGGTGCAAGAAGTACCATCCAAACAGACCGTGCAGGGCCGGATTAGgcgtatgttacaagtgcgggagACCATGGCATATGTCTTGGAATTGTCCATACAAAGAAAATCGGGATGCAACTGAATTTAATTCTCATAGCCGAGGTAATTTTAAACCATCAGTTGAATTTCTAATTTCCTTGCATACAGTTAATATGTAATACTCATTCGTGATGTATGACAAGTTTCAGTAATCATGAGGTCCAAGTCGATAATTAGTCAAAAACTATTGGTTATTGAGACGGAGTGACACTTAGCTACCTTAGAGGGGTGGTTAGACTTTTGaaggagagaagaaggaagagaacggTAGGAAACCTTATGCAGAGAGAGTGTGCTAACGAATCTTCGCGATTTGATCTAATCCTTCTTTTGAAACCTACATTGACATTCGATCCGGAGCTCTTCCTAAATAGCTTGACTACCTTTCTAACTTTACTCCTTGTGCGAATGAATATTGTTTCTTCCAGGATGAGTCTGAGCTTGTCTTGGTATAAGCGCGTAATCCTTGAATCTTGTATGCTCGCTATTACTAGAGTTGCCCCTATTCGCAAACCATGTTCTTCAGAATCAGCTGAGACTTCTTTGACTCTGTACGCTCTATTCTTCCTACAAAAGGTCTCTAATTTGAACTCTTTTCTTGAGATGCACCCAAGTTCCTCTCCTTGTGTATTCCATTATTTCGGTATAATCCTGATTAACCGTGTACAAGATTTCCTTTCTGACTCATTACGAACACCGTTTGTATTGCTCATTCATTTTTCGAGCTTAATGTTCTTTTGAAAATTAACTTGAGCCTATATTAGTATCACGTATAAAATATAGTTATGACTGTGGAGATGTTGGTTCCTTAAGAGCATGACTTTTGGATACGGAAGATGAAGCAGGTAAGCGTGCGCCGTCAAAAAGAGTTTTGGAGCTTTAAATTCTTGTCGACCACAAAGCCTATGATTAGTTTAATGCGCTAGAAATACACCGGTTACATAGATACCTGAATATGAAGAGAGCTTTCAAACTCCAAGAGAAGGATTAACCCCAAATCCAGTAATTAGAATACCCGAACTTATTTAACAACTCGGAATTAGTGCGATACATTACCAGAGGGGTTTAGGATACGTGTAAATACAACATCGTGAAGTGGTAACGGATGCCCTGAGTAAGAAGTTTCTGGAGAAATGCTTGGATATAAATTTCGAAGAAAGAAAGGCTAGATAAGTTGGAACTTTAAATTGAATATTAAGGATATAGCTAAAGGAGTCAAACTAAATCTATTGCGGTTTTAAAACATAGCAAAGACGAAATGCAGGAAGCGTGAGGGGACGATAAAGACCTACCGAGGATGTCGAAGTCTGGCAAACGAAAGGGAACTAAGAAAAGATTTATATGTTTAATGTCGAAAGAGAGATTGTAAAGTCAAAGACTTAAGGAGTGCAATAACGGTGATAAGGGGCTACTAAGAGTACTGAAACCGGTTGAATCCAGAAGACACCAAGAGAGGGTTATGTGTTGAGGTCGAAAGTTGAAAAAAGAAACTGTTGTTCGAAGCTTACAAGAGAAAATTTTCAAAGTTACCTTGAGATTTCTAAAACCTACCACGAATCAaagaagatattttgagcagACAGAAATGAAG harbors:
- the LOC110267953 gene encoding uncharacterized protein LOC110267953 → MASRGRGRERNRGQRRRANEVTIPIDSLTDIMTAMTSVAAAIGTVAVATIRVMDGMQPQAGTGNNDDNEYEGGHNAPNTRVPLSYLEQVNVGQATGESSRRAEVARSDHREPFTKKKGKITPRSQIFKKNRFVASHSQRWSTDRRNDNRLDPNAEGKTSTQLDNLRCPRCKKYHPNRPCRAGLGVCYKCGRPWHMSWNCPYKENRDATEFNSHSRDAGREAPH